In the Podospora bellae-mahoneyi strain CBS 112042 chromosome 4, whole genome shotgun sequence genome, one interval contains:
- the DBP3 gene encoding RNA-dependent ATPase (COG:A; EggNog:ENOG503NV0I; BUSCO:EOG092625P1), which yields MSAGKKHARPDGEEQAVRSSKKAKTDEVANATTDADGSDLKAEKKKQKKKDKKEKEKRERGEKKERKEKKENKEDANEQKDTEIPDADADAESGPKAEKTDKKKDKKKSNKSKSSEEPIASASDDEIKAYLTKEEIKIEDPSNSPLQPILKFTQLPTSKLIAKKPFAAYNAPTPIQAASWPFTLAGRDAIGIAETGSGKTMAFALPCVEKLSIHSKKASKDYRSTRPRAVIVAPTRELAMQTHEAVSGLASQVGLTAVCIYGGASKDDQRALLRKNSGADIITATPGRLKDFLSDNTVNLGDVMFAVLDEADRMLDKGFEDDIKLILGGCPPKEERQTLMFTATWPTSVRVLAESFMVNPVKVTIGNRTRAGEDGNSSGTVELQANSRIEQKVEVVDPRGKEQRLLELLREAQKGSAKNDRILVFCLYKKEAVRVEQFLERRGIRVASIHGDLRQDQRTKSLEAFKAGTTSVLVATDVAARGLDIPEVKLVINVTFPLTIEDYVHRIGRTGRAGKTGKAITLFTEHDKAHSGSLVNILKAAKQDVPEDLLKFGTTVKKKAHDSYGAFYKDVDMTKKATKITF from the exons ATGTCTGCCGGAAAGAAGCACGCCCGCCCCGAcggggaggagcaggccgtTCGCTCCTCCAAGAAGGCAAAGACCGACGAGGTTGCCAATGCCACGACCGACGCCGATGGCTCCGACTTgaaggccgagaagaagaagcagaagaagaaggacaagaaggagaaggagaagagggaaaggggggagaagaaggaaaggaaggagaaaaaagagaacaaGGAGGACGCCAACGAGCAAAAAGACACCGAGATCCccgacgccgacgccgacgccgagTCCGGGcccaaggctgagaagacggacaagaagaaggataagAAGAAGTCTAACAAGTCCAAGTCATCCGAGGAGCCTATCGCCAGCGCTTCCGATGACGAGATAAAGGCTTACctgaccaaggaggagatcaaaATCGAGGACCCATCCAACAGCCCTCTGCAGCCCATCCTCAAGTTCACCCAGCTTCCCACCTCCAAGCTCATCGCCAAGAAGCCCTTCGCCGCCTACAATGCCCCCACTCCCATTCAGGCCGCTTCCTGGCCCTTCACCCTTGCCGGCCGCGATGCGATCGGTATTGCCGAGACGGGTTCTGGAAAGACCATGGCCTTCGCTCTGCCCTGCGTCGAGAAGCTTAGCATCCACTCCAAGAAGGCGTCCAAGGACTACCGCAGCACCCGCCCACGCGCCGTCATTGTGGCACCCACCCGTGAGCTGGCCATGCAGACGCACGAGGCTGTCTCTGGGCTGGCTTCTCAGGTCGGTCTCACGGCCGTCTGCATCTACGGTGGCGCGAGCAAGGATGACCAGCGCGCGCTTCTGCGCAAGAACAGCGGTGCCGATATCATCACGGCGACCCCTGGCAGATTGAAGGACTTCCTTTCCGACAACACTGTCAACCTCGGCGACGTCATGTTTGCCGTGCTCGACGAGGCCGATCGCATGCTGGACAAGGGTTTCGAGGACGATATCAAGCTGATCTTGGGTGGCTGCCCGCCAAAGGAGGAGCGCCAGACGCTGATGTTCACTGCGACATGGCCAACAAGTGTGCGTGTTCTCGCCGAGAGCTTCATGGTCAACCCCGTCAAGGTCACCATTGGAAACCGCACTCGCGCCGGCGAAGATGGGAACAGCAGTGGTACCGTCGAGTTGCAAGCCAACAGCAGAATCGAGCAAAaggtcgaggtcgtcgaTCCCCGGGGCAAGGAGCAACGGCTCTTGGAGCTTCTCCGTGAAGCACAGAAGGGCTCGGCCAAGAACGACAGGATATTGGTGTTTTGCCTGTAcaagaaggaggcggtgCGCGTGGAGCAGTTCCTCGAAAGGCGAGGCATCCGCGTCGCTAGTATCCACGGTGACCTCCGACAGGACCAGCGTACCAAGAGCCTGGAGGCCTTCAAGGCCGGTACCACATCGGTGCTGGTTGCCACAGATGTTGCCGCCCGTGGGTTGGATATCCCCGAGGTTAAGCTTGTCATCAACGTCACC TTCCCCTTGACCATCGAGGACTATGTCCATCGCATTGGCCGAACAGGCCGTGCCGGAAAGACAGGCAAGGCCATCACGCTGTTCACTGAGCACGACAAGGCGCACTCTGGCTC CctcgtcaacatcctcaagGCCGCCAAGCAAGACGTGCCAGAAGATCTCTTGAAGTTTGGCACCaccgtcaagaagaaggcccaCGACTCGTATGGTGCTTTTTACAAGGATGTGGACATGACCAAGAAGGCGACCAAGATTACTTTCTAA
- a CDS encoding hypothetical protein (COG:Q; EggNog:ENOG503NUTE), with protein MATAEAAYAVEKAIGHDDNNIIQQDVSNFNQKGTGDPNETMKALVWQTKQKVEIVDVPKPKIIEPRDVILKVTGTTVCGSDLHLLHGAVLQMHKGDILGHEFCGVVDQVGSAVRDKVQVGKRYVVSFQIACGDCFFCKQKLSSQCETTNSNTTTKAMYGGRTAGIFGYSHLTGGFAGGQAEYVRVPLGDVNLLEIPDDVPDEKALWLSDVLPTAYNAVKDTAVYPGDVVAIFGAGPVGQMAGVFAVGEGASKVIFVDTEPRLSIIKSKWPKQHQDKIEVLDFKQLSFGVTSKDTVVSKLKELTGGRGPDVAIECAAGEYAKGWMHWLEMSLGAETDTSEIINEMIEGVRNYGRAGVTGVYVGYTNHFNIGSLMQRGIRLIGNGQAPVHKYWEELLEKIKTGELDPVQMISHRVRLEDLDKVYYKFDNKEDGMQKVFVETKFSHPRAAGTPELTKY; from the exons ATGGCaacagcagaagcagcctaTGCCGTCGAGAAGGCCATCGGCCACgatgacaacaacatcatccagcAGGATGTCTCCAACTTCAACCAGAAGGGCACCGGCGACCCTAACGAGACGATGAAGGCTCTAGTATGGCAGACCAAGCAAAAGGTCGAGATTG ttGACGTTCCCAAACCGAAAATCATCGAGCCCCGCGACGTCATCCTCAAGGTGACCGGCACTACCGTTTGCGGTTCCGATCTTCATCTGCTCCACGGCGCCGTCCTCCAAATGCACAAGGGCGATATCCTCGGCCACGAATTCTGCGGTGTCGTCGACCAGGTCGGCTCCGCCGTCCGTGACAAGGTTCAGGTTGGCAAGCGATACGTTGTCTCCTTCCAGATTGCCTGCGGTGACTGCTTCTTCTGCAAGCAGAAGCTTTCGTCGCAGTGCGAAACGACCAACtcgaacaccaccaccaaggccaTGTACGGAGGGAGGACAGCCGGCATCTTTGGGTATTCGCATCTGACGGGTGGTTTTGCTGGTGGTCAAGCCGAGTATGTGAGGGTCCCGCTGGGCGACGTAAACTTGCTGGAGATTCCGGATGATGTTCCAGATGAGAAGGCGTTGTGGCTGTCTGATGTTTTGCCGACGGCCTACAATGCTGTCAAGGATACTGCCGTGTACCCCGGTGATGTGGTGGCTATCTTCGGTGCCGGGCCTGTTGGGCAGATGGCGGGTGTTTTTGCGGTCGGCGAGGGTGCCAGCAAGGTTATCTTTGTCGATACCGAGCCCAGGCTCTCGATCATCAAGTCGAAATGGCCCAAGCAGCACCAGGACAAGATTGAGGTGCTGGATTTCAAGCAGCTCAGCTTTGGGGTGACCAGCAAGGACACCGTGGTGAGCAAGTTGAAGGAGTTGACAGGTGGGCGTGGCCCAGACGTTGCTATCGAGTGCGCCGCTGGAGAGTACGCCAAGGGCTGGATGCACTGGCTGGAAATGAGCTTGGGAGCCGAGACGGACACGAGTGAAATCATCAATGAGATGATTGAGGGTGTAAGGAACTACGGCCGTGCCGGTGTTACTGGTGTCTATGTTGGATAC ACAAACCATTTCAACATTGGATCCTTGATGCAGCGCGGCATCCGCCTGATTGGCAACGGCCAGGCCCCCGTGCACAAGTACTGGGAGGAGTTGCTAGAGAAGATCAAGACGGGCGAGCTCGACCCGGTGCAGATGATTTCGCATCGTGTCCGCCTCGAGGACTTGGACAAGGTCTACTACAAGTTTGACAACAAGGAGGACGGCATGCAGAAGGTGTTTGTTGAGACCAAGTTCTCGCATCCACGGGCGGCTGGGACGCCAGAGCTGACCAAATACTAG
- the FLC3_2 gene encoding putative flavin carrier protein 3 (EggNog:ENOG503NW1I; COG:S) encodes MWLPSLNPLFAISTLATLLLPVVVTAESVLRSSSLAACQASSGFTASLFDVVFTPNNRTVAIDLLATSSIEGYVLFDITIIAYGYKAIQTTVDPCEAKIMGLCPMVSGKMTHPFNLGPFDKEALDVIPGIAYTFPDLDATVRVYINMTSGENKGQTIACLEADVSNGKTVDLIGVKWAAAAVILVAFIASAIVAGLGFTNAASHIAANTLALLAYFQSQAMIGLCSVSLPPVVQSWTQDFQWTMGIIRVGFIQTILTWYQRSTGGTASVIFDTLSIVSVQVEKMKRSLPVLEPAVQAIQKRVTDIAHHGSTLGKRSYEKTEWGSYIVYGIQRVAFRARIETTNLFLTGITFFYILCLVLVILVLLFKVGVELAVRLKVSKGDRFSEFRTGWLTTLKGILFRLTLVCFPPVVILCLWEFTQVDSPGAVVLAVFFLFSMLGALSYAAFKIIQIARRSVALHRNPAYILFSEPRVLNKWGFLYVQYRASAYYFIVPTLVYILVKGMFIALAQRSGVVQAVALIIVEAAALITVSVIRPFMDKSTNSFNIAICSLNFVNAIFLFVFTDVFGLPGLVIGVVGVVLWIANAAFSLILLLMLIITTGIILFHNNPDTRYQFMNDDRTSFIKSQTHIATTSELDALAATARGTGKTIDLDDDESARSSPANVGGLPRPGTAGSNTSPNRYSLKSVRDSARNSVRSSMIVPGGVYMSEKPGGQGHHLRNQPSGSVRAPSPLTASGSDGSLPKTSSPPKPQGGNQWQRGAGYD; translated from the coding sequence ATGTGGCTTCCATCTTTGAACCCTCTTTTCGCCATCTCCACTCTCGCTACCCTCCTTCTACCCGTCGTTGTTACCGCAGAATCTGTCCTCCGATCGAGTTCGTTGGCCGCCTGTCAGGCAAGCTCGGGCTTCACGGCCAGTCTCTTCGATGTCGTCTTCACGCCCAACAACAGGACCGTTGCAATCGACCTGCTGGCCACATCATCCATCGAGGGCTATGTGTTGTTCGACATTACCATCATCGCCTATGGCTACAAGGCAATTCAAACCACGGTTGATCCCTGCGAGGCCAAAATCATGGGGTTATGTCCCATGGTATCAGGAAAGATGACGCACCCCTTCAACCTGGGACCCTTCGACAAAGAGGCGCTCGATGTCATCCCAGGCATTGCCTACACATTCCCCGACTTGGATGCGACTGTCAGGGTCTACATCAACATGACGTCCGGAGAGAACAAGGGTCAGACCATCGCGTGTCTGGAGGCTGATGTATCCAACGGAAAGACTGTTGATCTTATTGGCGTGAAATGGGCTGCGGCTGCGGTGATCCTCGTGGCTTTCATCGCATCCGCCATCGTTGCGGGCCTGGGCTTCACCAATGCCGCCTCCCATATTGCTGCCAACACCTTGGCTCTGCTCGCCTACTTCCAGTCTCAGGCCATGATCGGCCTCTGCAGCGTCTCGCTACCTCCCGTTGTGCAGTCATGGACTCAGGATTTTCAGTGGACTATGGGTATCATCAGGGTCGGCTTCATCCAAACCATCCTGACATGGTACCAGCGCTCCACTGGCGGAACAGCCTCCGTCATTTTCGACACACTCAGCATCGTGTCGGTTCAGGTTGAAAAGATGAAGCGCTCATTGCCGGTGCTGGAGCCTGCCGTCCAGGCCATTCAGAAAAGGGTGACCGATATTGCTCACCACGGCAGCACTCTTGGAAAGCGTTCTTACGAAAAGACCGAGTGGGGCAGCTACATCGTTTATGGTATCCAAAGAGTTGCCTTCCGGGCCCGGATTGAGACAACTAACCTGTTTTTGACCGGCATCACGTTCTTCTACATCTTGtgcttggtcttggtcaTTCTGGTACTGCTATTCAAGGTGGGCGTGGAATTGGCTGTCAGGCTCAAGGTTTCCAAGGGCGACCGGTTTTCCGAGTTCAGGACTGGGTGGTTGACAACCTTGAAGGgcatcctcttccgccttACCTTGGTCTGCTTCCCCCCTGTTGTTATCCTTTGCCTGTGGGAGTTTACGCAGGTCGACTCGCCGGGCGCCGTTGTTCTCGCCGTGTTCTTCCTTTTCAGCATGCTCGGCGCCTTGAGCTACGCTGCTTTCAAAATTATCCAAATCGCCCGGCGCAGCGTCGCGCTCCACCGCAACCCAGCCTACATTCTGTTCTCGGAGCCTCGCGTTCTCAACAAATGGGGCTTCTTGTACGTTCAGTACCGCGCTTCGGCTTACTACTTCATCGTCCCGACACTTGTCTACATCCTGGTTAAGGGCATGTTTATTGCGCTGGCCCAGCGCTCCGGTGTCGTCCAGGCTGTCGCCCTGATCATCGTTGAGGCAGCTGCCCTCATCACCGTCAGTGTGATCCGTCCCTTCATGGACAAGTCGACAAACTCTTTCAACATCGCCATTTGCTCCCTCAACTTTGTCAACGCCATTTTCCTCTTCGTTTTTACCGATGTGTTTGGTCTTCCCGGTCTTGTGATTGGAGTGGTTGGTGTCGTTCTTTGGATTGCCAACGCCGCCTTTTCGCTGATTCTCCTGCTCATGCTCATCATTACCACGGGTATCATTCTGTtccacaacaaccccgacaCACGATACCAGTTTATGAACGACGACCGCACAAGCTTCATCAAGTCCCAGACGCACATCGCCACGACCTCGGAGTTGGATGCGTTGGCCGCTACAGCGCGCGGAACTGGCAAGACGATCGACTTggacgatgacgagagtGCCCGGTCGAGCCCTGCCAATGTCGGTGGGCTCCCACGCCCTGGCACAGCAGGATCCAACACGAGTCCCAATCGGTATTCCCTCAAGAGCGTCAGGGACTCGGCGAGGAATAGCGTGAGGAGTTCCATGATTGTTCCAGGCGGTGTCTACATGTCGGAGAAACCGGGTGGACAGGGCCACCACCTGAGAAATCAGCCCAGTGGGAGTGTCAGGGCACCGAGCCCCTTGACGGCGTCGGGGAGCGACGGGAGTTTACCAAAGACttcgtcaccaccaaagccgcAAGGTGGAAA
- the RFT1 gene encoding Oligosaccharide translocation protein rft1 (EggNog:ENOG503NWTC; COG:D), giving the protein MGAPEDVAAASKPEPIVSATSTTTSTTTSTRVLRGASVLILLQIISRAVTFIANQVLLRFLTAQLLGVSTQLEVYYLSVIFFARESLRVAIQRQDSSSFSDDQGSKKQNNGAQAVVNLGYLAIGLGFPLSFFFGWLYLNSLSTSTLASAPYLVVALYIYALAAILELLSEPAFMVMQTRLQFSARAAAESIATFLRCTITLGSAVYGARRGLSLGVLPFALGQLGYGTGLLLVYLHSGSGLASRENFSLLPRPISSSGQYLHPPTLKLTSSLLSQSVLKHLLTQGDTFLVSILSSPTSQGVYALANNYGGLLARLVFQPIEESSRSYFSRLLSSPSTPLSDKSSEKQTTETAPTPEKTAAQSLLSLLKSYLLLSLIITSLAPVAAPLLLSLVAGKQWLTSGAGATLSLYTYYIPLLAINGITEAFVSSVATEKQVHKQSAWMGLFSLVFASAGFITLKVLDMGAEGLVWANGVNMACRIVWCWRFINNWFKQRGVEADVREVLPSGVGVGAAVVAGSLVRGLHFTSKGGVKEVLIGLGKIAGVGLVFLGVL; this is encoded by the exons ATGGGCGCTCCGGAAGATGTTGCCGCCGCTTCAAAACCGGAACCGATTGTTTCGGCA ACAAGCACGACGacaagcacaacaacaagcactCGCGTTCTCCGGGGCGCGTCTgtgctcatcctccttcaaaTCATATCCCGTGCCGTCACCTTCATCGCCAACCAGGTCCTGCTGCGTTTTCTAACCGCTCAACTGCTCGGTGTTTCGACCCAACTTGAAGTTTACTATCTCTCTGTCATCTTTTTTGCGAGGGAAAGTCTGCGTGTGGCCATTCAGCGCCAggactcttcctccttctcagaTGACCAGGGCAGCAAGAAGCAAAACAATGGCGCCCAAGCCGTCGTCAACCTGGGTTACCTTGCCATTGGCCTAGGCTTtcccttgtccttcttctttggctggCTTTACCTCAACTCACTgagcacctccaccctcgcctcaGCTCCATATCTCGTCGTGGCACTCTACATCtacgccctcgccgccatcttGGAACTCCTCTCCGAACCAGCCTTCATGGTGATGCAAACCCGGCTACAATTCTCAGCtcgcgccgccgccgagtcCATCGCTACTTTCCTCCGTTGCACCATCACCCTTGGCTCAGCCGTCTATGGTGCCCGTCGGGGGTTGTCTCTTGGAGTGCTGCCCTTCGCCCTCGGCCAGCTAGGCTACGGAACCGGTCTTCTCCTCGTCTATCTCCACAGCGGCTCCGGTCTTGCATCAAGAGAGAATTTCTCCTTGCTTCCTCGACCAATTTCTTCCTCGGGGCAGtacctccaccctcccaccctcaAACTCACGTCTTCCTTGCTCTCTCAGTCGGTTTTAaaacacctcctcacccaagGCGACACCTTTCTCGTCTCTatcctttcctcccccactTCGCAGGGTGTTTATGCATTGGCAAACAACTACGGCGGTCTCCTCGCCCGTCTCGTCTTCCAACCCATCGAGGAGTCCTCGCGCAGTTACTTTTCCCGGTTGCTctcctcgccttccaccCCTCTTTCAGATAAAAGTTCCGAAAAGCAGACCACAGAGACCGCGCCCACCCCGGAAAAAACAGCCGCCCagtccctcctctccctcctcaaatcctaccttctcctctccctgatcatcacctccctcgcccccgTCGCTGCtcctttgttgttgtccctcGTGGCAGGAAAGCAGTGGCTCACGtccggtgccggtgccacCCTCTCTCTATACACCTATTACATCCCCTTACTCGCCATCAACGGTATAACCGAGGCTTTCGTCTCGTCCGTCGCCACGGAGAAGCAGGTCCACAAGCAGTCAGCCTGGATGGGGCTATTTAGTCTCGTGTTTGCCTCGGCCGGGTTCATCACCCTCAAGGTCCTCGACATGGGCGCAGAGGGGCTGGTCTGGGCGAATGGGGTGAACATGGCTTGTAGGATCgtttggtgttggaggttcATCAACAACTGGTTCAAAcagaggggggtggaagcggatgtgagggaggtgttgccgagcggggttggggtcgggGCGGCCGTGGTGGCGGGGAGTCTGGTTAGGGGGTTGCACTTCACCAGCAAGGGAggggtgaaggaggtgttgatcgggttggggaagattgccggggtggggttggtgtttttgggggtgCTGTGA
- a CDS encoding hypothetical protein (EggNog:ENOG503NW4V; CAZy:AA9; COG:G): MKLNLGSLALWVLSAAPVAEAHYRFSKLLVNGKLSGDWEYMRENSNGIMPTKQFLAPSDDFRCNSGSFANAGKTKVAKVMPGDTIGFQLWYYATMQHPGPLTIHMSKAPGDVRNYRGDGDWFKVHQMIICKAPNQYLNDKDWCTWDLATVQFTLPRDTPPGQYLVRVEHIALHGAQSGDTEFYFTCAQIEVGGNGNGKPGPMVKIPGLYDSNDPALRFFIYGARSYPYTNVGKHALWTGGSGGGSSPAPNPAPSNPPVTNPSPGGGTAPLWGQCGGNGWTGPTRCAEGTCKFSNDWYSQCVP; encoded by the exons ATGAAGTTGAATCTTGGAAGCCTCGCCCTCTGGGTGCTCTCAGCGGCACCGGTCGCTGAGGCCCATTACCGCTTCAGCAAACTGCTCGTGAACGGCAAGCTCTCCGGCGACTGGGAGTACATGCGAGAGAACAGCAACGGTATCATGCCCACGAAACAGTTTCTCGCACCCAGTGACGACTTCCGGTGCAATTCCGGCAGCTTTGCCAATGCTGGAAAGACCAAAGTGGCCAAGGTAATGCCTGGAGATACCATCGGCTTCCAGCTGTGGTACTACGCGACGATGCAGCACCCAGGGCCGTTGACGATCCACATGTCCAAAGCCCCCGGCGATGTGCGCAACTATCGCGGTGATGGGGACTGGTTCAAAGTTCATCAGATGATCATCTGCAAGGCCCCGAACCAATACCTG AACGATAAGGACTGGTGCACATGGGACCTTGCCACCGTCCAGttcaccctcccccgcgACACCCCCCCCGGTCAATATCTCGTCCGCGTCGAGCACATCGCCCTGCACGGTGCCCAAAGCGGTGACACAGAATTCTACTTTACTTGCGCACAGATTGAAGTCGGCGGCAATGGCAACGGTAAACCGGGACCCATGGTGAAGATCCCCGGACTCTACGACTCGAATGATCCGGCATTGCGTTTCTTCATTTATGGCGCGCGGTCGTATCCTTATACCAACGTTGGCAAGCATGCGCTTTGGACAGgtggcagcggtggtgggagctCGCCGGCGCCTAACCCGGCCCCGTCGAATCCACCAGTCACCAACCCATCTCCGGGTGGTGGCACGGCGCCTCTTTGGGGTCAATGTGGAGGGAATGGCTGGACGGGCCCGACACGGTGTGCGGAGGGAACTTGCAAGTTTAGCAACGATTGGTATTCCCAGTGTGTGCCCTGA
- a CDS encoding hypothetical protein (EggNog:ENOG503P4J9; COG:Q) codes for MGVPSKRAFHPETRHDETLQVNYLSTALLATLQERINPLRPASAWAKFPLGKKIPILGAVDKSEENVDLMNAYLEASRSVLLAGAGKRVPVKIAVINGASPGMVSDSEFDREFKKTTTGAIMQRIKMWVGNSSAVAVRMITYAAAGCGEDTHGEFLSFQKVVPQVFSSVS; via the exons ATGGGGGTCCCGTCCAAGCGTGCTTTCCACCCAGAAACGAGACACGATGAGACACTTCAGGTGAACTACCTTTCCACTGCGCTGCTGGCTACCTT ACAAGAGCGCATCAACCCGCTCCGACCCGCATCAGCTTGGGCAAAGTTCCCACTTGGCAAAAAGATCCCCATTCTTGGGGCGGTTGACAAGTCGGAGGAGAACGTGGACTTG ATGAATGCTTACCTCGAAGCTTCTCGGTCAGTTCTTCTTGCGGGAGCTGGCAAACGAGTGCCCGTCAAGATTGCGGTCATCAATGGGGCGTCGCCTGGCATGGTGAGTGACTCCGAGTTTGACCGCGAGTTTAAGAAGACGACTACGGGGGCAATAATGCAGAGGATCAAGATGTGGGTGGGAAATAGCTCGGCTGTGGCGGTGAGAATGATCACGTATGCGGCAGCGGGGTGTGGGGAGGACACGCATGGGGAGTTTTTGTCCTTTCAGAAGGTGGTACCGCAAGTCTTTTCCAGCGTTTCATAA
- a CDS encoding hypothetical protein (EggNog:ENOG503NUYT; COG:S): MSRRHLGALTMSTDPVLSEADAARLASRRQLPPPVPAYLPTGPNSPLAVGKELYSKIQSAPRVLEQSFTIPIRSGKAWTASAGSIIRISTPEGPQVGDLNIWNQHNPSERFWASRTRQLHSTHLTTHDRLWSCLPYMRPLLTILSDSLSWYGTDSNGGRVHDLLGTRCDPYINHLLSGGQSYDHHCHSNLVRAVSEFGLEERDVHDVINLFQVTGLDEKGRYCMSACPAEKGDFIEFLAEVDVLMGLSTCPGGDLSLWGFGADSEKEMEKCCRPLKVEVFRLEDGGLLEREGWRKAEESGYKGGHGLGA, from the exons ATGTCCCGAAGACACCTAGGTGCACTCACCATGTCCACCGATCCAGTTCTTTCTGAAGCTGATGCCGCTCGCCTGGCCTCTCGGCGCCAGCTTCCACCTCCTGTGCCAGCCTATCTCCCGACCGGCCCCAACTCGCCTCTGGCTGTCGGCAAAGAGCTGTACTCCAAGATCCAATCTGCTCCTCGGGTCCTGGAACAGAGTTTTaccatccccatccgctCAGGCAAAGCTTGGACTGCCTCTGCCGGCTCCATCATCCGCATCAGCACTCCCGAAGGACCTCAAGTAGGTGATCTGAACATCTG GAATCAACACAACCCCTCCGAACGCTTCTGGGCCTCTCGCACCCGCCAGCTTCActccacccacctcaccacGCACGACCGTCTCTGGTCCTGCCTCCCATACATgcgccccctcctcaccatcctctccgacTCTCTATCCTGGTACGGCACCGACTCCAACGGCGGACGCGTCCACGATCTCCTCGGTACAAGGTGCGACCCCTacatcaaccacctcttgTCTGGGGGCCAAAGCTATGATCATCACTGCCATAGCAACCTTGTCCGAGCCGTCAGTGAGTTTGGCTTAGAAGAGAGGGACGTGCATGATGTGATCAATTTGTTTCAGGTTACGGGGCTGGATGAGAAGGGAAGGTATTGTATGAGTGCTTGCCCGGCGGAAAAGGGGGACTTCATTGAGTTTctggccgaggtggatgtgCTGATGGGGTTGAGTACTTGCCCCGGGGGGGATTTGAGCCTCTGGGGCTTTGGGGCGGATagcgagaaggagatggagaagtgTTGCCGGCCGTTGAAGGTGGAGGTTTTCCggttggaggatgggggtttgttggagCGGGAAGGGTGGAGGAAAGCGGAGGAGAGTGGGTACAAGGGGGGTCACGGACTTGGTGCTTGA
- a CDS encoding hypothetical protein (EggNog:ENOG503P4J9; COG:Q), protein MVREKERYLLHPAIIVHYDITPSKQASLPRYLYHQATFRPTPVHSVNLAGQTAIVTGANSGIGFEVSRQFLDLGLTRLILAVRDEAKGAAAVQKLALKPDGIKRESAATVEVWKLDSFDYGSVLSFAKRAKRRWRDSTSLC, encoded by the exons ATGGTTCGGGAAAAGGAG CGATatctcctccatcccgccatcatcgtccatTACGACATCACCCCTTCCAAGCAGGCCAGCCTCCCCCGCTACCTTTACCACCAAGCCACCTTCAGACCAACCCCAGTTCACAGCGTCAACCTCGCCGGCCAAACTGCCATCGTAACAGGAGCGAACTCGGGCATCGGCTTCGAAGTCAGCCGGCAGTTTCTCGACCTTGGTCTGACCAGGCTGATCCTTGCCGTTCGAGACGAAGCCAAAGGCGCCGCTGCTGTACAAAAGCTTGCTCTCAAGCCTGATGGAATCAAACGTGAATCTGCCGCCACTGTCGAAGTCTGGAAGCTCGACTCTTTCGATTATGGCTCTGTTCTGTCGTTTGCAAAGCGAGCAAAGAGACGCTGGAGAGACTCGACATCATTATGCTGA
- a CDS encoding hypothetical protein (EggNog:ENOG503PZQN) produces MVSSKAAFCLPLALYPFFGSAVASSDGSIGKRDARLEERQRCRTPGWIPACPGPFQCVPPGAICCSDGVTYVMPPRNCPDGQTPLATATINDPAPTITTLITTVPASTITVIDYTWYTFTYYYYYYYYSYYVDATTTILYSTLVTTSTGISLTATNAAAATSLYNEYTRTVVVPTPSQMVTTVTSPTETISVEPEPTPTASLTVSATGNGTISLVLPTSTSSTPVQAGAGKNGIVGGFLGLALGFAAIL; encoded by the exons ATGGTCAGCTCAAAGGCAGCCTTTTGCTTGCCACTGGCACTATACCCTTTCTTTGGCTCCGCCGTGGCATCTAGTGATGGCTCGATTGGCAAGCGAGATGCTCGTCTCGAAGAACGTCAGCGTTGCCGGACTCCAGGGTGGATTCCTGCGTGCCCCG GTCCCTTTCAATGCGTTCCACCGGGTGCCATCTGCTGCTCCGACGGCGTGACGTACGTGATGCCTCCCCGTAACTGTCCCGACGGCCAAACCCCCCTGGctaccgccaccatcaacgaCCCAGCCCCCACCATTACCACGCTCATCACCACGGTCCCGGCCTCTACGATTACCGTCATTGACTATACGTGGTACACCTTCACATACTATTACTACTACTATTATTACTCCTATTACGTCGATGCAACCACAACGATCCTTTATTCTACTCTCGTCACAACGTCTACCGGCATCTCTTTGACTGCAACGAACGCTGCCGCAGCCACATCCTTGTACAATGAATATACTAGGACCGTGGTCGTGCCAACTCCTTCTCAGATGGTTACAACTGTTACTAGTCCAACTGAGACCATCTCCGTTGAGCCTGAGCCGACCCCTACCGCGAGCCTCACTGTCTCGGCGACTGGCAATGGCACTATCAGCCTGGTTCTTCCCACAAGCACTAGCAGCACGCCAGTTCAAGCGGGTGCCGGAAAGAATGGCATTGTTGGAGGTTTCTTGGGTCTGGCCCTTGGGTTCGCCGCGATACTTTAG